One window from the genome of Nitrospiraceae bacterium encodes:
- a CDS encoding radical SAM protein, translated as MGKALPVISSFFNTLSSLGSSAVTKFENFRPESGGPGDGRTVDDFKPYLVALNLTKRCNLKCEHCYLDATTKMGGGHDELTTEECFRLIDQIAKVNAGSLLVITGGEPLVRPDILEIARHAVEQRFMVVFGTNGMLIDDKMAKAMVDIGVMGVGISIDSLDSATHNAFRGLPGAWEGAMAGIEACKRNGLQFQVHFSAQPMNYKELPAVIDWSHNLGAKVLNVFFMVCTGRGEELTDITPSQYEEVLSYLVESQDKYQDMLVRARCAPHFKRLAYEKDPNSPITKAQGYMGGGCLAGTNYARVTPNGDLTPCPYMPLSAGNIRQTSFVDLWENSQVFNAFRYPHLKGKCGDCEYSEICGGCRARPYVDHGDAMDEDEWCLYTPKGGEKIKVAFNVPEVSSVEWEAAAEERLNRIPYFLRAMVKKGVERHAAEQGLPTVTIELMEELRKRRFGNEKPVFKF; from the coding sequence ATGGGTAAGGCACTCCCTGTCATCAGTTCATTCTTTAATACGCTGAGCTCGTTAGGGTCCAGCGCAGTAACGAAGTTTGAGAACTTTCGTCCAGAGTCCGGAGGACCTGGAGACGGCCGAACTGTGGATGATTTTAAGCCCTACCTGGTGGCTCTCAATTTAACCAAGCGATGCAATCTCAAGTGCGAACATTGTTACCTGGATGCCACGACAAAAATGGGTGGCGGGCATGATGAATTGACGACAGAGGAATGTTTCCGTCTTATTGATCAGATTGCCAAAGTCAATGCCGGAAGCCTCCTTGTCATTACCGGAGGCGAGCCGTTGGTCCGTCCCGATATTCTTGAAATCGCTCGCCATGCAGTTGAGCAGCGATTTATGGTCGTATTCGGCACGAATGGAATGCTGATTGACGACAAGATGGCGAAAGCCATGGTAGACATTGGTGTGATGGGCGTAGGAATTAGTATTGATTCCCTGGATTCAGCAACACACAATGCCTTTAGAGGTTTACCTGGTGCGTGGGAAGGGGCTATGGCTGGTATTGAAGCCTGCAAACGAAATGGGCTTCAATTCCAAGTACATTTCAGTGCACAGCCCATGAACTACAAAGAATTGCCAGCCGTTATCGATTGGTCGCACAATTTGGGGGCCAAAGTCTTAAATGTCTTTTTCATGGTGTGCACAGGACGAGGTGAAGAGCTCACCGACATTACTCCTTCACAATATGAAGAGGTCTTGAGCTATTTGGTGGAGAGCCAAGATAAATACCAGGACATGTTGGTCCGGGCGCGTTGTGCACCACATTTCAAACGCCTGGCCTATGAAAAGGACCCAAATTCTCCCATCACCAAAGCCCAAGGATACATGGGAGGTGGATGTCTGGCGGGGACTAACTATGCGCGGGTGACGCCCAACGGTGACCTCACGCCTTGCCCATATATGCCCTTGTCTGCAGGAAACATCCGCCAGACAAGCTTTGTCGATTTATGGGAAAATTCCCAAGTTTTCAATGCATTTCGTTATCCACATCTTAAGGGAAAATGTGGAGATTGCGAATACAGTGAAATTTGCGGCGGGTGTCGTGCTCGTCCCTACGTGGACCACGGGGATGCGATGGATGAGGATGAATGGTGTCTATACACTCCCAAAGGGGGAGAAAAAATAAAAGTGGCTTTTAATGTGCCGGAAGTCTCGTCTGTGGAATGGGAAGCTGCTGCGGAAGAACGGCTCAATCGCATCCCCTACTTTCTACGGGCGATGGTTAAAAAAGGCGTCGAGCGTCATGCTGCCGAACAAGGCCTTCCAACTGTGACGATTGAATTAATGGAAGAACTTCGGAAGCGTCGGTTCGGGAATGAAAAACCTGTGTTTAAGTTCTGA
- a CDS encoding outer membrane beta-barrel protein produces MYFSIKFVVLLTCIGAISLPCRLEALDDIEIYLAGYGVGSQPLNKGVSYKGRVVSGEKVNGGPGLGFKVGLFPHIAGGYLGLELESFGNNNSIRFPIVNSFGMTKGDSSLITHQSMVNLIARYPGAVFRPYAGIGGGLSNGILRNSDIPGRKDKSFETGTAPGYQFLGGMQVVITERWFVFGEYKYFSANYHWKELSLNFRSEYFLGGIGFLF; encoded by the coding sequence TTGTATTTTTCCATAAAATTTGTGGTGCTCCTTACCTGCATTGGGGCCATTTCACTTCCCTGTCGTTTAGAGGCTTTGGATGACATTGAGATTTATCTGGCAGGCTATGGTGTGGGCTCACAACCCTTAAATAAGGGAGTTTCGTATAAAGGTCGAGTGGTTTCAGGCGAGAAGGTGAATGGAGGTCCTGGTTTGGGATTTAAGGTAGGGTTATTCCCTCATATTGCCGGTGGGTATCTTGGCCTTGAATTGGAATCATTTGGAAATAATAATTCAATCCGTTTCCCCATAGTCAATAGTTTCGGAATGACAAAAGGTGATAGCAGCCTTATCACCCACCAATCTATGGTCAATCTTATAGCGCGGTATCCAGGGGCTGTGTTCAGGCCGTATGCGGGCATTGGAGGCGGGCTTTCAAATGGAATATTGAGAAATTCCGATATTCCTGGCAGAAAAGATAAAAGTTTTGAAACAGGAACGGCTCCTGGATATCAGTTTTTGGGAGGCATGCAAGTAGTCATTACTGAAAGGTGGTTTGTATTTGGGGAATACAAGTACTTCTCTGCGAATTACCATTGGAAGGAACTTTCATTAAATTTTAGGAGTGAATATTTTTTGGGGGGGATTGGTTTTTTGTTTTAG
- a CDS encoding cytochrome c produces the protein MNGLIISVLGAFYESGAVGAQPGGEQGRDLYRIHCLECHGAEGRADGPRAALLAPRPGNLVSAATSAKTDAELFEIIAEGVLRTAMSGWSHQLSADERRNILAYIRTLVHFQDLPSVQILSSGP, from the coding sequence TTGAACGGTCTGATTATCTCAGTTTTGGGGGCCTTCTATGAGTCAGGGGCGGTTGGCGCCCAACCAGGAGGGGAGCAGGGGCGAGACCTCTATCGTATTCATTGTCTGGAATGTCATGGGGCGGAAGGAAGGGCAGATGGGCCACGGGCGGCCCTGTTAGCCCCACGCCCAGGAAATTTAGTTTCGGCAGCCACCTCAGCCAAAACGGATGCTGAATTGTTCGAGATTATTGCTGAGGGGGTTCTCCGGACAGCCATGAGTGGCTGGAGTCATCAATTGTCGGCTGATGAGCGGCGCAATATTCTCGCCTACATCCGAACCCTCGTGCATTTCCAAGACCTACCTTCAGTTCAGATACTTTCTTCTGGACCTTAG
- a CDS encoding DUF4105 domain-containing protein, protein MNEQAGRDKLHEQRYWHLLLHYQQNFLGGHTSEVDDPEFFLAENGKEDPEAELRATLSFFFSDELVGRSQQPAQCAFVARYHWLKEKLKFEETKLPSHACERFHHWYDEFDAEFISMIFPSAFMGNPASMFGHTFLRVDPKGQTEQTRILAYTINYAAEVPPDPGIEYAYKGIFGGYKGFFSTIPYYMKVKEYGDIENRDIWEYHLNFSSDQIHRLLMHVWELGNAYFDYYFFKENCAYHILSLLEVADPNLHLTDQFHFATIPADTIRLLFRYKGLVKESVYRPARSTLIKRKRNALEEQETSLLPKLLKDPHLTEQFEFRQLPRNRQIFLLDFASDVLRYKVATDQDKAQDYKAKNRSILVTRSQIKIPSPSFHVEPFSLSPEHGHNSLRVGEGFGWRNHEIFEEISVRAAYHDLLDPDPGYTQDAQIELLDLRLRHYHEKNQFRIERFTFANALSLAPINSLFVSPSWKFNVGMDTVKTSRCDLCSNGNANAGIGGALETQVFQREVFFLFGEMDANISGGYKENHRVGGGVSGGVMATITPNWKWLISAGYLYYPLGDRSHDIPISVGQRWTFAKNFAVRATFTHHEQDNEVLAVFHGYF, encoded by the coding sequence TTGAATGAGCAAGCTGGCAGGGACAAACTCCATGAGCAACGCTACTGGCACCTCTTACTTCATTACCAGCAAAACTTCCTTGGTGGTCACACCAGCGAAGTGGACGATCCAGAGTTTTTCCTAGCAGAAAATGGAAAAGAAGATCCTGAGGCTGAGTTACGGGCAACACTTTCCTTCTTTTTTTCTGATGAATTGGTCGGTCGGTCACAACAACCTGCCCAATGCGCTTTTGTCGCCCGCTATCATTGGTTGAAAGAGAAATTAAAGTTTGAAGAGACCAAACTCCCTTCTCACGCATGTGAACGATTTCATCATTGGTATGATGAATTTGATGCCGAATTTATTTCCATGATTTTTCCCTCAGCCTTTATGGGGAACCCAGCTTCCATGTTTGGGCACACTTTCCTCCGAGTTGATCCAAAAGGCCAAACCGAACAAACACGGATTCTCGCCTATACCATCAACTATGCGGCAGAGGTGCCGCCCGATCCTGGAATTGAATACGCTTATAAAGGAATATTTGGAGGATACAAAGGGTTTTTTTCGACTATTCCCTATTACATGAAAGTCAAAGAATACGGAGACATTGAGAATCGAGACATCTGGGAATATCACTTGAATTTTTCTTCCGATCAAATTCATCGGCTATTGATGCATGTGTGGGAATTAGGGAATGCCTATTTCGACTATTACTTCTTTAAAGAAAATTGTGCGTACCATATCCTGTCTTTATTGGAAGTGGCCGATCCCAATCTGCACCTGACCGATCAGTTTCATTTTGCGACGATTCCTGCCGATACCATTCGCCTCCTTTTTCGTTACAAAGGATTGGTAAAAGAGAGCGTGTACCGACCAGCTCGCAGCACTTTAATTAAAAGAAAGCGCAACGCTTTGGAGGAACAAGAAACCTCGTTACTTCCTAAACTCCTCAAGGATCCTCATTTGACAGAACAATTCGAATTTCGCCAACTACCAAGGAATCGCCAAATTTTCCTTCTGGATTTCGCATCCGACGTATTACGATATAAAGTCGCAACCGATCAAGACAAGGCTCAAGACTATAAGGCCAAAAATCGATCTATCTTAGTGACGCGTAGTCAAATAAAAATTCCTTCGCCTTCCTTTCATGTAGAGCCATTTTCCCTTTCTCCCGAGCACGGCCACAATTCACTTAGGGTCGGAGAGGGATTCGGATGGAGAAACCATGAAATTTTCGAAGAAATCAGCGTCCGAGCCGCCTATCATGATCTCCTGGACCCTGATCCAGGATACACCCAAGATGCCCAAATAGAATTACTCGATTTACGGTTAAGGCATTATCACGAAAAAAATCAATTTCGAATAGAACGTTTTACCTTTGCCAATGCCCTCTCCTTGGCCCCCATTAATTCCTTGTTCGTTTCGCCATCATGGAAGTTTAATGTTGGAATGGACACCGTCAAGACCTCAAGGTGCGACCTCTGTTCAAATGGGAATGCCAATGCAGGAATCGGTGGAGCCCTTGAAACTCAGGTGTTTCAGCGGGAAGTCTTTTTTCTCTTTGGGGAGATGGATGCCAACATCAGTGGCGGGTACAAAGAAAATCACCGGGTGGGGGGAGGAGTATCCGGCGGCGTAATGGCCACCATTACTCCAAACTGGAAATGGCTGATCTCAGCAGGATATTTATATTACCCCCTTGGAGATCGATCCCATGACATCCCCATTTCTGTTGGCCAACGATGGACATTTGCCAAAAACTTCGCGGTGCGTGCCACCTTCACCCACCATGAACAGGACAATGAAGTCCTTGCTGTTTTTCACGGGTATTTCTAA
- a CDS encoding site-2 protease family protein: MDHESPEPSTPSDPSKSKPTPPPSLLNPIGPTDPLPRTTPPAFPPRVRPISKNDIRQEHTTQTSSSERDHWQSLQTELPETGDEVDEFPPPTPSAFSQWGLPILLFGLTVFTTLWAGAFQVNTKPVNGAWDFLMRYPGSLVNGIPFAATLLGILVTHEFGHYLLSRIHRVPASLPLFIPGPPHFIGTFGAVIRMRSAIMNRRALFDIGVAGPIAGFIAAVVAIIIGLSLSHIVPRSQTYGLQLGEPLLLQWFGWLMFGPIPPTHDIVLHPIAFAAWFGFFVTAINLLPLGQLDGGHVAFAVLGHRQRSLALGTIPILIYLGLTGWPGWILWVGLASLVGIAHPPVIDPDIVLGKHRRWVAWAALAIFIVTFAPVPFSVG; encoded by the coding sequence ATGGATCACGAATCGCCTGAACCTTCAACTCCCTCGGATCCTTCGAAGAGTAAGCCAACTCCACCACCTTCTCTGTTGAATCCTATTGGTCCCACCGATCCACTGCCCCGGACCACCCCCCCTGCTTTTCCGCCTCGAGTCAGGCCTATCTCCAAAAACGACATACGTCAAGAACACACAACACAGACATCCTCCAGTGAAAGAGATCATTGGCAATCACTTCAAACTGAACTACCCGAAACTGGAGATGAGGTGGACGAATTCCCTCCTCCAACTCCCAGCGCCTTTTCTCAATGGGGCCTTCCTATTTTGCTTTTTGGGCTCACCGTATTCACCACGCTCTGGGCAGGAGCATTTCAAGTGAATACGAAACCCGTCAATGGGGCCTGGGATTTTTTAATGCGCTATCCTGGCTCTTTAGTCAATGGAATCCCCTTTGCCGCAACCCTTTTAGGTATCCTCGTCACCCATGAATTCGGGCATTATCTCCTCTCTCGCATTCATCGTGTACCCGCGTCCTTACCGCTGTTTATCCCTGGCCCTCCACATTTCATCGGTACCTTTGGGGCCGTGATCCGCATGCGATCGGCCATTATGAATCGCCGGGCGCTTTTTGATATTGGCGTGGCGGGTCCCATTGCCGGTTTTATCGCAGCAGTCGTGGCAATCATTATCGGACTCTCCCTTTCCCATATCGTTCCACGATCACAAACATACGGCTTACAGTTGGGCGAACCACTCCTGCTGCAATGGTTTGGCTGGCTCATGTTTGGCCCGATTCCTCCTACACACGATATTGTACTCCATCCCATTGCCTTCGCCGCGTGGTTCGGATTTTTCGTCACCGCAATTAATTTACTGCCTTTGGGTCAATTGGACGGAGGCCATGTGGCATTTGCGGTGTTAGGCCACCGGCAACGTTCACTGGCCTTGGGGACAATTCCCATCCTTATTTATTTGGGGCTCACGGGTTGGCCTGGATGGATTCTCTGGGTCGGTCTGGCTAGCCTTGTCGGGATTGCCCACCCCCCGGTCATTGACCCTGACATCGTTTTGGGCAAACACCGCCGGTGGGTGGCTTGGGCAGCCTTGGCTATCTTCATTGTGACTTTCGCCCCGGTGCCGTTTTCCGTTGGCTGA
- a CDS encoding MBL fold metallo-hydrolase has product MSLEDEFCDIIKKARFGQGLGIETLAELAKLEQAEVEHLEKGHRPPTKGEIQKISQALHLRVGPLVSLTLEGWLPQPQPVWTTEHDLVQTIKGDIGGYEVKGYLVTDPATKQALMIDTGYNAKQMLESISRRDLTLIGVCLTHGHTDHAGGLEEILARWPVPVYLGNGDFDLLPWRPPDASIKIPADHQVIALGELTVECLATPGHTPGGFCYLLSLKGQTLCFVGDTLFSGSVGRSNPFSLYPQHLQSVRHTLLHLPKDTALFPGHGPSTTVTQEQAHNPFA; this is encoded by the coding sequence ATGAGTTTAGAAGACGAATTTTGCGATATCATAAAAAAAGCCCGCTTTGGCCAAGGGCTGGGAATTGAGACCCTGGCGGAATTGGCGAAATTGGAGCAGGCCGAGGTGGAGCATCTTGAGAAAGGCCATCGACCTCCGACCAAAGGAGAAATTCAAAAAATTAGCCAGGCCTTACACCTGCGCGTTGGACCCCTGGTAAGTCTGACTTTGGAAGGATGGTTACCTCAGCCTCAACCCGTATGGACGACTGAACACGATCTTGTTCAGACCATCAAAGGGGATATTGGCGGGTATGAGGTCAAAGGCTATCTGGTAACTGATCCAGCCACCAAACAAGCCCTCATGATTGATACAGGGTACAATGCCAAGCAAATGCTTGAGAGCATCTCCCGTCGTGATTTGACCTTGATCGGTGTTTGCCTCACCCATGGGCATACGGACCATGCGGGAGGGCTGGAAGAGATTCTTGCTCGTTGGCCAGTGCCGGTCTATCTGGGTAATGGAGATTTCGATCTGCTCCCATGGAGACCACCTGACGCCTCCATAAAAATACCAGCCGACCATCAGGTGATTGCCTTAGGAGAGTTGACGGTTGAATGTTTGGCCACCCCGGGTCATACCCCTGGAGGATTTTGCTACCTGTTATCACTCAAAGGCCAAACCCTGTGTTTTGTGGGCGATACGCTCTTTTCCGGTTCGGTGGGGCGTTCCAACCCTTTTTCGCTTTATCCACAGCATTTGCAATCCGTTCGCCATACCCTGTTACACTTACCAAAGGACACCGCCTTGTTTCCTGGCCATGGTCCCTCCACAACAGTGACTCAGGAACAAGCGCACAATCCATTTGCCTGA
- the der gene encoding ribosome biogenesis GTPase Der produces the protein MARYSHSRTTRSRTRPSLDSSLCSSDLPVEVHLEPSPHRPLVALVGRPNVGKSTLFNRIVGHRTAIVDDVSGVTRDRNTAECDYQNRIFTLVDTGGLDLTSDDVIVEQIKFQTQAAIEEADLVIAVMDGRVGLSPLDADLVELLRPVTKPVFLAVNKIDTPQAEPLLADFYKLGIKTIFPISAEGGLGVDELLEALLPHLPQAPENEVPNEIPRIAVVGRPNVGKSTLVNAILGEQRLIVSDIPGTTRDPIDSMVSLHGRRYIFTDTAGLRRRGRIERGIEGYSVVRAIRALGRSDVAVLVLDGLEGVTEQDTKIAGLISKQGRGCIILVNKWDLREGDREAYPAYNLELARRFPFFTYVPVVYGAAIQPETLTRLFPKIDQVVANFSKRVQTRKLNLFVQELLEKNPLTLVRGNPKKSVFITQVATKPPTFALFVKSAPKVPASYLRYLENSIRTEYGFEGIPLRILLRSQ, from the coding sequence ATGGCTCGATATTCTCATTCTCGTACCACTCGCTCCCGTACCAGACCATCTCTTGATTCGTCACTATGTTCGTCGGATTTGCCTGTCGAAGTTCACTTGGAACCATCCCCACATAGACCCTTGGTAGCCCTTGTGGGACGGCCGAATGTAGGCAAATCCACCCTATTCAATCGGATTGTCGGCCATCGTACGGCAATTGTCGATGATGTTTCCGGAGTCACTCGGGATAGAAACACGGCAGAGTGCGATTATCAAAATCGGATATTCACACTGGTCGACACCGGAGGGCTGGATCTCACCTCCGACGATGTCATCGTGGAGCAGATCAAATTTCAAACCCAAGCGGCCATCGAGGAAGCGGATTTGGTCATTGCTGTCATGGATGGCCGGGTGGGCTTGTCTCCGTTGGATGCCGATCTTGTTGAGCTGTTGCGACCGGTGACGAAGCCGGTTTTTCTGGCGGTCAACAAGATCGATACCCCTCAGGCTGAACCCCTCTTGGCCGATTTCTACAAATTGGGGATAAAAACGATTTTCCCGATTTCAGCTGAGGGAGGATTAGGGGTGGATGAACTCCTGGAAGCTCTTTTGCCCCATCTTCCCCAAGCCCCGGAAAATGAAGTTCCAAATGAGATACCAAGGATCGCGGTGGTAGGCCGACCCAATGTAGGGAAATCGACGTTGGTCAATGCCATTCTCGGGGAACAACGACTCATTGTGAGTGATATTCCAGGAACGACCCGCGATCCGATTGATTCAATGGTCAGTCTTCATGGACGACGGTATATCTTTACGGATACGGCAGGGCTCCGGCGAAGGGGGCGGATCGAGCGCGGGATTGAAGGCTATAGTGTCGTACGAGCCATTCGAGCGTTGGGACGATCTGATGTTGCCGTGCTGGTTTTGGATGGGTTGGAAGGAGTCACAGAACAAGATACGAAAATTGCTGGCTTAATCAGTAAACAAGGGCGAGGTTGTATCATTCTTGTGAATAAATGGGACCTGAGGGAAGGGGATCGTGAGGCGTATCCCGCCTACAATCTTGAATTAGCCCGGCGATTTCCCTTTTTTACCTATGTGCCGGTTGTCTATGGTGCCGCAATTCAACCGGAAACGCTCACGCGGCTTTTCCCTAAAATTGATCAGGTCGTGGCCAATTTTTCCAAACGCGTTCAAACCCGTAAGCTGAATCTATTTGTTCAGGAACTCCTCGAAAAAAATCCCCTGACATTAGTCAGGGGCAATCCGAAAAAATCCGTATTTATCACTCAGGTGGCTACCAAACCTCCTACCTTTGCCCTCTTTGTCAAATCCGCACCCAAAGTCCCAGCCTCCTACCTGCGTTATCTTGAAAACTCCATCAGGACGGAATATGGTTTTGAGGGAATTCCCCTTCGAATATTGTTGCGCAGTCAGTAA
- a CDS encoding M20/M25/M40 family metallo-hydrolase, protein MSDYQSQLHTYIQDHRASFEDLLGQMVEIPSVSSDPEHVPDMHRMAQLAVQYLEQFGAKSSIVNTSGFPSVSGEWMAGRQYPSLTIYNHLDVQPAKEPEWRQPPFAFHTDGDRYCGRGATDDKGPALTALFAAKFAREAGIPLNIRVLWELEEEIASPNFSEVLQDRKAVPASDSVLVSDTIWVSKDRPALSCGLRGLLVAKLGLRTGETDIHSGLTGGGARNPLAELCEAAYSCVDAKTGRVKIPGFYDDVVPPTRTELKNFLASGFQVRLFKEAYQLRSLRTSDPQDLLKRIWASPTFEVHGLTGGHMGPGVKTIVPAWGELKVSMRLVPNQHPAKIFRLLKKHLRTRNPDIEVINDGELEPYRGISDGPYAEALQESVAQAFGRRPVFVREGGSIGAIAVLQRAWKVPILFMGLSLPEHGYHAPNEYFDWRQASGGIQAFVHYFDHLSGMRSEKPKTRFQPKTS, encoded by the coding sequence ATGAGTGACTATCAGTCCCAATTACACACCTACATTCAAGATCACCGCGCCAGCTTTGAAGACCTCCTGGGTCAAATGGTGGAAATACCATCAGTGAGTTCAGACCCTGAACATGTCCCCGATATGCACCGGATGGCGCAGTTAGCCGTTCAGTATCTGGAACAATTTGGAGCCAAGTCCTCTATTGTGAATACCAGTGGTTTTCCCAGCGTGTCCGGAGAATGGATGGCCGGGCGCCAATACCCCAGCCTGACCATTTACAATCATTTAGACGTCCAACCTGCGAAGGAACCCGAATGGCGGCAGCCTCCCTTTGCCTTTCATACAGATGGTGATCGGTACTGTGGACGTGGAGCGACAGACGATAAAGGCCCGGCATTAACCGCCCTCTTTGCTGCAAAATTTGCCAGAGAAGCCGGTATCCCCCTGAACATCCGGGTCCTCTGGGAATTGGAAGAAGAAATTGCCAGCCCGAATTTTTCAGAGGTCCTTCAGGACCGTAAAGCGGTCCCTGCGTCCGATTCGGTTCTGGTGTCTGATACAATTTGGGTATCGAAGGATCGCCCCGCCCTCTCCTGTGGACTTCGCGGTTTGTTAGTGGCCAAGTTGGGGCTTCGCACAGGAGAAACCGATATTCATTCCGGTCTCACGGGCGGCGGGGCGCGCAACCCCCTGGCGGAATTATGTGAAGCCGCCTATTCCTGCGTGGATGCAAAAACGGGCCGGGTGAAAATACCGGGGTTCTACGATGACGTCGTCCCGCCCACCCGAACCGAACTCAAAAATTTTCTGGCATCAGGATTTCAAGTTCGGCTTTTTAAAGAAGCCTATCAACTGCGATCCCTGCGAACATCCGATCCTCAGGATTTACTCAAACGAATCTGGGCCTCTCCCACATTTGAAGTTCATGGGTTAACGGGTGGGCATATGGGCCCAGGCGTCAAAACCATCGTGCCCGCCTGGGGTGAACTTAAAGTGAGTATGCGATTAGTTCCCAACCAACATCCTGCAAAAATTTTCCGCCTCCTGAAAAAACACCTCCGTACTCGCAATCCTGATATTGAGGTGATTAATGATGGGGAACTGGAACCCTATCGTGGAATTTCCGATGGCCCTTATGCAGAGGCATTACAAGAGTCGGTAGCACAGGCTTTTGGACGCCGCCCGGTGTTTGTACGGGAAGGTGGATCGATCGGGGCCATTGCGGTGTTACAACGGGCATGGAAGGTCCCGATTCTGTTTATGGGTCTCAGTCTGCCTGAACATGGGTATCATGCACCCAATGAATATTTCGATTGGAGACAAGCTTCAGGGGGAATACAAGCCTTCGTCCACTATTTCGATCACTTGAGTGGGATGCGATCAGAAAAACCCAAAACCCGATTCCAGCCAAAAACAAGCTAA